One Zonotrichia albicollis isolate bZonAlb1 chromosome 25, bZonAlb1.hap1, whole genome shotgun sequence genomic window carries:
- the ANGPTL7 gene encoding angiopoietin-related protein 7 isoform X1 translates to MPARPRAQLAWLCIVTVSVVIHPALLHKPPKRRMSNGNAQLKMPGCCEEIKELKLQVANLSRMLQELSKKQEGDWVNVVMQVMELEGSTKQMESRLVDAESKYSQMNNQIDIMQLQAAQMVTQTSAVDAVYDCSSLYQRNYRISGVYKLPPDEFLGIPDLEVFCDMETDGGGWTVIQRRKVGLTSFNRDWKQYKEGFGNIRGDFWLGNENIYRLSRRPTVLRVELEDWEGNTRYAQYGHFTLSNEINSYRLFVGNYSGNTGRDSLRYHNNTAFSTKDKDNDKCVDDCAQFRKGGYWYNCCTDSNLNGVYYRRGEHTKNMDGITWYGWHGSTYSLKRVEMKIRPEDFKP, encoded by the exons ATGCCAGCAAGACCCAGGGCTCAGCTGGCGTGGCTCTGCATTGTCACTGTGTCTGTGGTGattcacccagccctgctgcacaaACCtcccaagaggaggatgagcaATGGCAACGCGCAGCTGAAGATGCCAGGCTGCTGCGAGGAGATCAAGGAGCTCAAGCTGCAGGTAGCCAACCTGAGCAggatgctgcaggagctgagcaagAAGCAGGAAGGGGACTGGGTGAACGTGGTGATGCAGGTGATGGAGCTGGAAGGCAGCACCAAGCAGATGGAGTCGCGCCTGGTCGACGCCGAGAGCAAATACTCCCAAATGAACAACCAGATTGACATcatgcagctgcaggcagctcagATGGTCACACAAACATCAGCTG TAGATGCTGTTTATGACTGCTCATCACTTTACCAGAGGAACTACAGAATTTCTGGTGTTTACAAGTTACCTCCTgatgaatttttgggaattccagaTCTGGAG GTGTTCTGTGACATGGAGACAGATGGAGGAGGCTGGACTGTCATCCAAAGGCGCAAAGTTGGTTTGACATCGTTCAACAGGGACTGGAAACAATACAAGGAAGGATTTGGCAATATTAGGGGAGATTTTTGGCTGGGAAATGAAAATATCTACAGACTTTCAAGACGCCCCACTGTCCTGCGAGTAGAGCTGGAG GACTGGGAAGGAAACACACGCTATGCCCAGTACGGGCACTTCACCCTGAGCAATGAAATCAACAGCTACAGGCTCTTTGTGGGCAACTACAGCGGCAACACCGGGCGGGACTCCCTGCGCTACCACAACAACACCGCCTTCAGCACGAAGGACAAGGACAACGACAAGTGTGTGGATGACTGTGCCCAGTTCCGGAAAG GTGGATATTGGTACAACTGCTGCACAGATTCCAACCTGAATGGGGTTTACTACCGCAGAGGAGAGCACACCAAGAACATGGATGGCATCACCTGGTACGGGTGGCACGGCTCCACCTACTCCCTCAAGAGAGTGGAGATGAAGATCAGGCCAGAGGATTTCAAACCATAG
- the ANGPTL7 gene encoding angiopoietin-related protein 7 isoform X2, protein MPARPRAQLAWLCIVTVSVVIHPALLHKPPKRRMSNGNAQLKMPGCCEEIKELKLQVANLSRMLQELSKKQEGDWVNVVMQVMELEGSTKQMESRLVDAESKYSQMNNQIDIMQLQAAQMVTQTSADAVYDCSSLYQRNYRISGVYKLPPDEFLGIPDLEVFCDMETDGGGWTVIQRRKVGLTSFNRDWKQYKEGFGNIRGDFWLGNENIYRLSRRPTVLRVELEDWEGNTRYAQYGHFTLSNEINSYRLFVGNYSGNTGRDSLRYHNNTAFSTKDKDNDKCVDDCAQFRKGGYWYNCCTDSNLNGVYYRRGEHTKNMDGITWYGWHGSTYSLKRVEMKIRPEDFKP, encoded by the exons ATGCCAGCAAGACCCAGGGCTCAGCTGGCGTGGCTCTGCATTGTCACTGTGTCTGTGGTGattcacccagccctgctgcacaaACCtcccaagaggaggatgagcaATGGCAACGCGCAGCTGAAGATGCCAGGCTGCTGCGAGGAGATCAAGGAGCTCAAGCTGCAGGTAGCCAACCTGAGCAggatgctgcaggagctgagcaagAAGCAGGAAGGGGACTGGGTGAACGTGGTGATGCAGGTGATGGAGCTGGAAGGCAGCACCAAGCAGATGGAGTCGCGCCTGGTCGACGCCGAGAGCAAATACTCCCAAATGAACAACCAGATTGACATcatgcagctgcaggcagctcagATGGTCACACAAACATCAGCTG ATGCTGTTTATGACTGCTCATCACTTTACCAGAGGAACTACAGAATTTCTGGTGTTTACAAGTTACCTCCTgatgaatttttgggaattccagaTCTGGAG GTGTTCTGTGACATGGAGACAGATGGAGGAGGCTGGACTGTCATCCAAAGGCGCAAAGTTGGTTTGACATCGTTCAACAGGGACTGGAAACAATACAAGGAAGGATTTGGCAATATTAGGGGAGATTTTTGGCTGGGAAATGAAAATATCTACAGACTTTCAAGACGCCCCACTGTCCTGCGAGTAGAGCTGGAG GACTGGGAAGGAAACACACGCTATGCCCAGTACGGGCACTTCACCCTGAGCAATGAAATCAACAGCTACAGGCTCTTTGTGGGCAACTACAGCGGCAACACCGGGCGGGACTCCCTGCGCTACCACAACAACACCGCCTTCAGCACGAAGGACAAGGACAACGACAAGTGTGTGGATGACTGTGCCCAGTTCCGGAAAG GTGGATATTGGTACAACTGCTGCACAGATTCCAACCTGAATGGGGTTTACTACCGCAGAGGAGAGCACACCAAGAACATGGATGGCATCACCTGGTACGGGTGGCACGGCTCCACCTACTCCCTCAAGAGAGTGGAGATGAAGATCAGGCCAGAGGATTTCAAACCATAG